The following are from one region of the Pelagibius sp. CAU 1746 genome:
- a CDS encoding TetR/AcrR family transcriptional regulator has translation MAAEPARRRTPDKPGRQRLARGERRRHLLQAAAEFFAEAGFEGTTRALAERLGVTQALIYRYFRSKQELIDAVLAEVFGERWKPEWDTLLADTERPLEERLADFYIAYHAQSTALSMRLFVRSGLDGQSLPGRHGARLTERIFAPVIAALRSEARLPGLSEKKMMRGERELAMTLHGAVVFLGIRRHVYQMPMPKSVDDVIRLQVETFVAGARQSIVKLHAAAADSGLAVPQLTPRRRRG, from the coding sequence ATGGCCGCCGAGCCCGCAAGACGCCGTACCCCCGACAAACCCGGCAGGCAGCGCCTGGCGCGCGGGGAGCGGCGCCGGCACTTGCTGCAGGCGGCTGCGGAGTTCTTCGCCGAAGCCGGCTTCGAGGGCACGACGCGGGCGCTCGCCGAACGGCTCGGCGTCACCCAGGCGCTTATCTACCGCTACTTCCGCTCCAAGCAGGAGCTGATCGACGCCGTACTGGCGGAAGTCTTCGGCGAGCGCTGGAAGCCCGAATGGGACACTCTGCTGGCGGATACCGAGAGGCCGCTGGAAGAGCGCCTTGCCGATTTCTACATTGCCTATCATGCCCAGAGCACCGCACTTTCCATGCGGCTCTTCGTACGCAGCGGACTGGACGGGCAATCACTTCCCGGTCGCCACGGCGCCCGCCTGACCGAGCGCATCTTCGCCCCGGTGATAGCCGCGCTGCGCAGCGAAGCCCGCCTTCCCGGGCTATCCGAGAAGAAGATGATGCGCGGCGAGCGGGAGTTGGCCATGACGCTGCACGGCGCCGTGGTCTTCCTCGGCATTCGCCGTCACGTCTATCAGATGCCCATGCCGAAGTCCGTCGACGATGTCATCCGCCTGCAGGTGGAGACCTTCGTCGCCGGCGCACGGCAGTCGATCGTGAAGCTTCACGCAGCCGCCGCGGACTCCGGCCTGGCGGTGCCGCAATTGACGCCGCGGCGGCGGCGCGGATAG
- the chrA gene encoding chromate efflux transporter, translating into MPSSTSALETERLGADGRAWPSFGEAVAVWGRVAALSFGGPAGQIAVMHRILVEEKRWLGEARFLHALNFCMLLPGPEAQQLAVYIGWLLHRTAGGLMAGLLFVLPGMLAIMGLSVIYALYGNLGAVAALFFGLKAAVLAIVLQAVVRIGRRALKNPVMVGLAAASFVAIFGFAVPFPAIILGAGLIGALGAMSGLRAFAGGGGHGTVGSSQVDDAQTILGVEVPGHAQPARRRTLKVAALLLFLWLAPTAALLALLGPDNVFSDIALFFSQMAVVTFGGAYAVLAYVAQAAVDTYGWLAPGEMLDGLGMAETTPGPLIMVTQFVGFMGAFRDPGGLTPLAAGVLGALLTTWVTFAPCFLWIFLGAPYIERLRGNPALSAALTAITAAVVGVILNLALWFALHVVFREVVPFQHFGLDLSRPVLTSIDWAAAALAAAALLAVFRLRVGTGLLLTAAAVTGLALHAAGIVAP; encoded by the coding sequence ATGCCCAGTAGCACCTCAGCCCTGGAAACCGAACGCCTCGGCGCCGACGGCCGCGCCTGGCCCAGCTTCGGCGAGGCCGTCGCGGTCTGGGGCCGCGTGGCGGCGCTGAGCTTCGGCGGGCCGGCCGGGCAGATCGCGGTGATGCACCGCATCCTGGTGGAGGAGAAGCGCTGGCTCGGCGAGGCGCGTTTCCTGCACGCGCTGAACTTCTGCATGCTGCTGCCCGGCCCGGAGGCCCAGCAACTCGCCGTCTATATCGGCTGGCTGCTGCACCGCACCGCCGGCGGCCTGATGGCCGGCCTGCTCTTCGTGCTGCCGGGCATGCTCGCCATCATGGGGCTCAGCGTGATCTACGCGCTCTACGGCAACCTCGGCGCGGTGGCGGCGCTGTTCTTCGGGCTCAAGGCGGCGGTGCTCGCCATCGTGCTGCAGGCGGTGGTGCGCATCGGCCGGCGCGCCCTGAAGAACCCGGTCATGGTGGGGCTGGCGGCGGCTTCCTTCGTCGCCATCTTCGGCTTCGCGGTGCCCTTCCCCGCCATCATCCTGGGCGCCGGCCTGATCGGCGCCCTGGGCGCGATGAGCGGCCTGAGGGCCTTTGCCGGCGGCGGCGGCCATGGCACCGTCGGCAGCAGCCAGGTGGACGACGCCCAGACCATCCTGGGCGTGGAGGTCCCCGGCCACGCACAACCCGCGCGCCGGCGCACGCTGAAGGTCGCGGCGCTGCTGCTGTTCCTCTGGCTGGCGCCGACCGCGGCGCTGCTCGCGCTGCTGGGGCCGGACAACGTGTTCAGCGACATCGCGCTGTTCTTCAGCCAGATGGCGGTGGTGACCTTCGGCGGCGCCTATGCCGTGCTGGCCTACGTCGCCCAGGCGGCGGTCGACACCTACGGCTGGCTGGCCCCCGGCGAGATGCTGGACGGGCTCGGCATGGCGGAGACCACGCCGGGGCCGCTGATCATGGTGACCCAGTTCGTCGGCTTCATGGGCGCCTTCCGCGATCCCGGCGGCCTGACGCCGCTGGCCGCCGGGGTGCTGGGCGCGCTCCTGACCACCTGGGTCACCTTCGCGCCCTGCTTCCTGTGGATCTTCCTGGGTGCGCCCTACATCGAGCGGCTGCGCGGCAACCCGGCGCTGTCGGCGGCGCTGACCGCGATCACCGCCGCCGTGGTCGGAGTCATCCTGAACCTGGCGCTATGGTTCGCCCTGCACGTGGTCTTCCGCGAGGTCGTGCCCTTCCAGCACTTCGGCCTGGACCTCTCCCGGCCGGTGCTCACCTCCATCGACTGGGCGGCGGCGGCCCTGGCCGCGGCCGCGCTGCTTGCCGTGTTCCGCCTTCGGGTCGGCACGGGGCTGCTTCTGACCGCCGCCGCAGTGACAGGGCTGGCACTGCACGCCGCGGGCATCGTGGCGCCCTAG
- a CDS encoding sulfurtransferase/chromate resistance protein, with the protein MPDQTLISPQELFDRLGSAGAPRVIDARIEEDLAADPRRLPTALNRPGLAAAEWAAEFAGEEAVVYCERGLKISQGAAAWLRHAGARAMVLEGGFQGWIAAGLPLIPQDRLPPRDAQGRTLWVTRARPKVDRLACPWLIRRFVDPDAVFLYVAPSEVAAVAERFGAAAFDIDGAFWGHRGEGCSFDTMVEELGLATPALERLATVVRGADTGRPELAAESAGLRAACLGLSRRHADDLAQLEAAMALYDAFYLWARDAAAETQGRPRAAQEIRHAQ; encoded by the coding sequence ATGCCTGACCAAACGCTGATATCACCACAAGAACTTTTCGACCGCCTCGGCAGCGCCGGCGCGCCGCGCGTTATCGATGCGCGCATCGAGGAGGATCTCGCCGCCGACCCCCGCCGGCTTCCCACGGCCCTCAACCGCCCCGGCCTCGCCGCCGCAGAGTGGGCTGCCGAATTTGCGGGCGAAGAGGCCGTCGTCTACTGCGAGCGCGGGCTGAAGATCAGCCAGGGCGCCGCCGCCTGGCTGCGGCACGCGGGCGCCCGGGCGATGGTTCTGGAAGGCGGCTTCCAGGGCTGGATCGCCGCCGGCCTGCCGCTGATCCCGCAAGACCGACTGCCACCGCGCGACGCGCAGGGCCGCACCCTCTGGGTCACCCGCGCCAGGCCGAAGGTCGACCGCCTGGCCTGCCCCTGGCTGATCCGCCGCTTCGTCGACCCCGATGCGGTCTTCCTCTACGTCGCGCCGTCTGAGGTGGCGGCGGTGGCCGAGCGCTTCGGCGCCGCGGCCTTCGACATCGACGGCGCCTTCTGGGGTCACCGCGGCGAGGGCTGCAGCTTCGACACCATGGTCGAGGAGCTCGGCCTCGCCACCCCGGCGCTGGAGCGCCTCGCCACCGTGGTGCGCGGCGCCGACACCGGGCGGCCGGAACTGGCGGCGGAGTCCGCCGGACTGCGCGCCGCCTGCCTGGGCCTGTCGCGGCGCCACGCGGACGATCTGGCGCAGCTCGAGGCCGCCATGGCACTCTACGACGCCTTCTATCTCTGGGCCCGCGACGCGGCGGCCGAGACCCAAGGCCGGCCGCGCGCCGCGCAGGAGATCCGCCATGCCCAGTAG
- a CDS encoding NAD(P)-dependent oxidoreductase, with the protein MKVLVTGSAGYLGEALVRSLRQRGDQVEGLDILASPCTTRQGSLTDRAFVRRCLRDVATVYHAATLHKPHVATHSRQDFIDTNITGTLNLLEEAVEAGVGAFVFTSTTSVFGDALVPPPGEPAAWITEEVAPVPKNIYGVTKTAAENLCQLFHRRFGLPVVVLRTSRFFPEPDDSPAMRDGYADANVKANEFLARRVDIEDAVTVHLLAAERAAALGFGRYIVSATTPFGPDDLPELRRDAAAVVRRLVPAYENLYAAHGWRMFPSLDRVYVNAKARDELGWRPTYDFAQVVADLAAGRPLGSALAREIGSKSYHAEVFAEGPYPVE; encoded by the coding sequence ATGAAAGTACTGGTTACAGGCAGCGCAGGTTATCTGGGCGAGGCGCTGGTGCGCAGCCTGCGGCAGCGCGGGGACCAGGTCGAGGGCCTGGACATCCTTGCCTCGCCCTGTACGACCCGGCAAGGTTCGCTGACCGACCGGGCCTTCGTCCGTCGCTGCTTGCGGGACGTTGCGACGGTCTATCATGCGGCCACGCTGCACAAGCCTCATGTGGCGACGCACAGCCGCCAGGACTTCATCGACACCAACATCACCGGCACCTTGAACCTGTTGGAAGAAGCGGTGGAGGCGGGCGTCGGGGCCTTCGTCTTCACCAGCACCACCAGCGTTTTCGGTGATGCTCTGGTGCCGCCGCCCGGTGAGCCCGCGGCCTGGATCACCGAGGAGGTGGCGCCGGTGCCGAAGAACATCTACGGCGTCACCAAGACGGCGGCCGAGAATCTGTGCCAGCTTTTCCATCGCCGTTTCGGCCTGCCGGTCGTGGTGCTGCGGACGTCGCGCTTCTTTCCGGAGCCCGACGACAGCCCGGCGATGCGGGACGGCTATGCGGATGCCAACGTCAAGGCGAACGAGTTCCTGGCGCGCCGGGTCGACATCGAGGATGCGGTGACGGTGCACCTGCTGGCGGCCGAACGCGCCGCGGCCCTTGGCTTCGGGCGCTACATCGTCAGCGCGACTACGCCCTTCGGGCCCGATGATCTGCCTGAGCTGCGCCGCGATGCTGCCGCAGTGGTGCGCCGCCTTGTGCCGGCCTACGAAAACCTCTATGCCGCGCACGGTTGGCGGATGTTTCCGTCCCTCGACCGGGTCTACGTGAACGCCAAGGCGCGCGACGAGCTGGGCTGGCGCCCAACGTACGACTTCGCCCAGGTCGTCGCGGATCTGGCAGCGGGCCGCCCGCTTGGTAGCGCGCTGGCGCGCGAGATCGGCTCCAAGAGCTACCACGCCGAGGTCTTCGCTGAAGGCCCCTATCCGGTGGAGTGA
- a CDS encoding NAD(P)/FAD-dependent oxidoreductase yields the protein MRSFDVIILGAGAAGLMAAIEAGRRGRAVLVIEKSKKPAEKIRISGGGRCNFTNLHCAPANYLSDNPRFCVSALKRYTQQDFLARVEAAGIAWHEKTLGQLFCDGSSQQIIDLLLGDCAAAGVELMAETAVTRVERREARFQVATDKGDFDCESLVVATGGPSIPKMGATGFAYDLAEQFGLQVVPPRPALVPFTFDPLVLEQLKPLSGVSAEAVVSCGKVSFREALLFTHRGLSGPAILQISSYWRPGQEIVVDLLPGRDAFAELRQARGDKPKLELHNLLSEWLPRRLAAMICEEAGIDGRLADLSDKKLRQVGERLNRWRLKPGGTEGYRTAEVTAGGVDTDGISSKTFEAKSVPGLYFIGECLDVTGWLGGYNFQWAWSSGHAAGQAV from the coding sequence TTGCGCAGCTTCGATGTCATCATCCTCGGCGCCGGGGCTGCCGGCCTCATGGCCGCCATCGAGGCGGGGCGGCGCGGCCGCGCGGTGCTGGTGATCGAGAAATCGAAGAAGCCGGCGGAGAAGATCCGCATCTCCGGCGGCGGGCGCTGCAACTTCACCAACCTCCATTGCGCCCCGGCGAACTACCTCTCCGACAATCCGCGCTTCTGCGTCTCGGCGCTGAAGCGCTACACCCAGCAGGACTTCCTCGCGCGGGTCGAGGCCGCGGGCATCGCCTGGCACGAGAAGACGCTGGGCCAGCTGTTCTGCGACGGTTCTTCGCAGCAGATCATCGATCTGCTGCTGGGCGACTGCGCGGCGGCCGGCGTCGAGTTGATGGCGGAGACGGCGGTGACGCGGGTCGAGCGGCGCGAGGCGCGCTTCCAGGTCGCGACGGACAAGGGCGACTTTGACTGTGAGTCCCTGGTGGTCGCCACCGGCGGACCGTCGATCCCGAAGATGGGCGCGACCGGTTTCGCCTATGACTTGGCGGAACAGTTCGGCCTCCAGGTGGTGCCGCCGCGCCCGGCGCTGGTGCCCTTTACCTTCGACCCGCTGGTGCTGGAGCAACTGAAACCCTTGAGCGGCGTCTCCGCCGAGGCGGTGGTGTCCTGCGGCAAGGTGTCATTCCGCGAAGCGCTGCTTTTCACCCACCGGGGCCTCAGCGGCCCGGCGATCCTGCAGATCTCCAGCTACTGGCGGCCGGGCCAGGAGATCGTTGTCGACCTGCTGCCCGGCCGCGACGCCTTCGCGGAACTGCGCCAAGCGCGCGGCGACAAGCCGAAACTGGAACTGCACAACCTGCTGTCGGAATGGCTGCCGCGCCGCCTCGCGGCGATGATCTGCGAGGAGGCGGGCATCGACGGACGCCTGGCCGACCTCTCCGACAAGAAGCTGCGCCAGGTGGGCGAGAGGCTGAACCGCTGGCGCCTGAAGCCCGGCGGCACCGAGGGCTACCGCACCGCGGAGGTGACGGCCGGCGGCGTCGACACCGACGGGATCTCCTCCAAGACCTTCGAGGCGAAGTCGGTTCCCGGCCTCTACTTCATCGGCGAGTGCCTGGACGTTACCGGCTGGCTCGGCGGCTACAATTTCCAGTGGGCCTGGTCCTCCGGCCACGCGGCGGGGCAGGCGGTCTGA
- a CDS encoding tellurite resistance TerB family protein: MNPQSLLEQFLGPQAGRSAGGMVDSAKERLAGSGMGGVAGGLAAGGVLGLLIGSKKARKTVGKLAGGAVGYGGAAVLGALAFKAYQNWQAGKQAPQAGAAPAPATLPGAPPPAGSRFLPETAPANDGRPFELALVLAMIAAANADGHIGPEEQKTIFDKVGQLPLDAEAKGFVFDALAKPPSLQDIAGLAQGPEQAAELWLASRIAIDPDHPMEQAYLEALAGRLALPAELVQHLEGQAAAAMA, encoded by the coding sequence ATGAATCCCCAGAGTCTTCTTGAACAGTTTCTCGGCCCCCAGGCCGGCCGGTCGGCCGGCGGCATGGTGGACAGCGCAAAGGAAAGGCTGGCCGGCAGCGGCATGGGCGGTGTGGCTGGCGGGCTCGCCGCCGGCGGCGTGCTGGGGCTTCTGATCGGCAGCAAGAAGGCGCGCAAGACCGTCGGCAAGCTGGCCGGCGGCGCCGTGGGCTACGGTGGCGCGGCGGTGCTCGGCGCGCTGGCCTTCAAGGCCTACCAGAACTGGCAGGCCGGCAAGCAGGCGCCGCAGGCAGGCGCCGCGCCGGCTCCGGCGACACTCCCCGGCGCGCCGCCGCCGGCGGGTTCCAGGTTCTTGCCGGAAACCGCGCCGGCCAATGACGGGCGCCCCTTCGAGCTGGCGCTGGTGCTGGCCATGATCGCGGCCGCCAATGCCGACGGCCACATCGGCCCCGAGGAGCAAAAGACCATCTTCGACAAGGTCGGCCAGTTGCCGCTGGATGCAGAGGCCAAGGGCTTCGTCTTCGACGCCCTGGCCAAGCCCCCCAGCCTGCAGGACATCGCCGGGCTCGCCCAGGGGCCGGAACAGGCCGCCGAGCTGTGGCTGGCCTCGCGCATCGCCATAGATCCCGATCATCCGATGGAGCAGGCCTATCTGGAGGCCCTGGCCGGCCGTCTCGCGCTGCCGGCCGAATTGGTCCAGCACCTGGAAGGTCAAGCGGCCGCCGCGATGGCCTGA
- the pgk gene encoding phosphoglycerate kinase codes for MPKFKTLDDLDVAGKTVLLRVDFNVPMADGKVTDATRIERAAPTIRDLTAKGAKVLLLSHFGRPKGKPNPEMSLKPLVPAVSQVLGQEVAFAEDCIGAPAEAVAKGLKDGGVALLENLRFHAGEEANDPDFAEALAALGDAYVSDAFSAAHRAHASTEGVARLLPAAAGRLMQAELEHLAAALEKPKRPVAAIVGGAKISTKLDLLGNLVAKVDVLVIGGGMANTFLNAVGVDVGKSLCEHDLAETARDILAKAKAAGCDVVLPTDAVVAGEFKAGAANETVSVKAVPADKMILDCGPATAEHLAKRLAACATLVWNGPLGAFEIPPFDAATNAVAQAAAKLTRDGKLLTVAGGGDTVAALAHAGAIDDFSYVSTAGGAFLEWLEGKTLPGVKALEDAA; via the coding sequence ATGCCGAAGTTCAAGACCCTCGACGACCTGGATGTCGCCGGCAAGACCGTGCTGCTCCGCGTCGACTTCAACGTGCCCATGGCCGACGGTAAGGTCACGGACGCGACGCGCATCGAGCGCGCGGCGCCGACCATCCGGGACCTGACGGCCAAGGGCGCCAAGGTCTTGCTGCTCTCCCACTTCGGCCGGCCCAAGGGCAAGCCGAACCCGGAGATGTCGCTGAAGCCGCTTGTGCCCGCCGTCTCCCAGGTGCTGGGCCAGGAGGTCGCCTTCGCCGAAGACTGCATCGGCGCGCCCGCCGAGGCGGTCGCCAAGGGTTTGAAGGACGGTGGCGTCGCCCTGCTGGAGAATCTGCGCTTCCATGCGGGCGAGGAGGCCAACGACCCGGACTTCGCCGAGGCCCTGGCGGCGCTGGGCGATGCCTATGTGAGCGACGCCTTCTCCGCCGCGCACCGCGCCCATGCCTCCACCGAGGGCGTGGCGCGCCTGCTGCCGGCGGCGGCCGGGCGCCTTATGCAGGCGGAACTGGAGCATCTGGCCGCGGCGCTGGAAAAGCCGAAGCGGCCGGTGGCGGCCATCGTCGGCGGCGCCAAGATCTCCACCAAGCTCGACCTGCTGGGCAACCTGGTGGCCAAGGTCGACGTGCTGGTGATCGGCGGCGGCATGGCCAACACTTTCCTGAACGCCGTCGGCGTAGACGTCGGCAAGTCGCTCTGCGAGCACGACCTGGCGGAGACGGCGAGAGACATCCTCGCCAAGGCCAAGGCCGCCGGCTGCGACGTGGTGCTGCCGACCGACGCGGTGGTGGCCGGCGAGTTCAAGGCCGGCGCCGCCAACGAGACGGTCTCGGTGAAGGCGGTGCCGGCGGACAAGATGATCCTCGACTGCGGCCCGGCGACGGCCGAGCATCTGGCCAAGCGCCTGGCGGCCTGCGCCACCCTGGTGTGGAACGGACCCTTGGGGGCTTTTGAAATTCCGCCCTTCGACGCGGCGACCAACGCGGTGGCCCAGGCGGCGGCCAAGCTGACCAGGGACGGCAAGCTGCTGACCGTGGCCGGCGGCGGCGACACCGTGGCGGCGCTGGCCCACGCCGGGGCGATCGACGACTTCTCCTACGTTTCGACGGCGGGCGGCGCCTTCCTGGAATGGCTCGAAGGCAAGACCCTGCCCGGCGTGAAGGCCCTGGAAGACGCGGCTTGA
- a CDS encoding RidA family protein yields MLISASSDASAQETKATTAIVNPAGLYDPAPNGYSHAVVATGGSRIAYIAGQGGEDANGKLSPQFSDQVEQAYANLRSALDAVGAKPGQVTKITTYVVDYDQSKLGAMTEAVKQTFGDALPAQTLVPVPRLALDGMLFEVDAVAVLD; encoded by the coding sequence ATGCTGATCTCGGCTTCATCGGACGCGAGCGCCCAGGAAACCAAAGCCACGACCGCCATCGTCAACCCCGCAGGCCTCTACGACCCAGCCCCGAACGGATACAGCCACGCGGTCGTCGCCACGGGCGGCAGCCGTATCGCCTATATCGCCGGCCAAGGGGGCGAAGACGCGAACGGCAAGCTGTCGCCGCAATTCTCGGATCAGGTCGAACAGGCCTATGCCAACCTGCGCAGCGCGCTCGACGCCGTGGGTGCGAAGCCCGGCCAGGTCACGAAGATCACGACCTATGTCGTCGACTACGACCAATCCAAACTCGGTGCGATGACTGAGGCCGTGAAGCAGACCTTCGGCGACGCCTTGCCGGCGCAGACCCTCGTGCCCGTGCCGCGCCTCGCCCTCGATGGGATGCTCTTCGAGGTCGATGCCGTGGCCGTTCTCGACTAG
- a CDS encoding LysE family transporter, producing the protein MITGDVNLPLILLAALIATGSPGPATLAIAGTSMASGRRYGLALAAGVTTGSLTWSIAAAAGLSVVMLANAWAFEAMRYLGAAYLIFLAVKSARSALKPDAPAATKILAPTLTAAYRRGLLLHLTNPKAILFFGSLYAVGVPAGSSPATLAVVIAAIGIQSLVVFHGYALLFSSPPMTAGYAKLRRWFEAVFAVAFAAAGIKILTARLN; encoded by the coding sequence GTGATCACCGGTGACGTGAACCTGCCTCTCATCCTGCTGGCCGCGCTGATCGCGACCGGAAGCCCCGGCCCGGCGACCCTGGCCATCGCGGGCACCTCCATGGCCTCCGGCCGGCGCTATGGCCTGGCCCTTGCCGCCGGCGTCACCACCGGCTCGCTCACCTGGTCCATCGCCGCGGCGGCGGGCCTCAGCGTCGTCATGCTGGCCAACGCCTGGGCCTTCGAGGCGATGCGCTACCTCGGCGCCGCCTACCTGATCTTCCTGGCCGTGAAGTCGGCGCGCTCGGCCCTCAAGCCCGACGCCCCGGCGGCGACGAAGATCCTCGCCCCGACGCTGACCGCGGCCTACCGGCGCGGCCTGCTGCTGCATCTGACCAACCCGAAGGCGATCCTCTTCTTCGGTTCGCTCTACGCGGTCGGCGTGCCGGCGGGATCTTCGCCCGCCACCCTGGCCGTGGTCATCGCCGCCATCGGCATCCAGAGCCTCGTCGTCTTCCACGGCTACGCCCTGCTGTTCTCCAGTCCGCCGATGACCGCCGGCTACGCCAAGCTGCGCCGCTGGTTCGAAGCGGTCTTCGCCGTCGCCTTCGCCGCCGCCGGCATCAAGATCCTGACCGCGCGGCTGAACTAG
- a CDS encoding cupin domain-containing protein — protein sequence MTSLLDSLLAPVGSETFFRDYFGKKHLHVKGTPERSAAIMTLAGLNSLMSMTSVWSPQTLKLVMDRNPVPVPDYCTRTLALGGDGSALRPDPDLVQDWIGKGASVVLNDIDALAPGVRQFANELQEATGGRSQANVYFSMSQHQAFGPHCDVHEVFAVHCNGEKVWNIYENREDTPINHPSFQFGDSERERRAGEVAEKVLMQPGDLLYIPRGLYHDALASENGALHIAFGVTLPKPLDLLGIIWEAAVLDPELRADLPHKADDEALGKLLKKIGKKAEQILAGKAARQAAVKAVEDWPYEFKSYDLVNQVKIPCAPALARQTSQAAGAGESYRVSKTVRVVQQNGRPVLTDGKQHVEVPGDIASQVSFIMSRDTVSAAALKSQFPEMTEAAVAELIQNMKAMRAIG from the coding sequence ATGACCTCTCTTCTCGACAGCTTGCTCGCACCGGTCGGTAGCGAAACCTTCTTCCGGGACTACTTCGGCAAGAAGCACCTGCACGTGAAGGGCACGCCGGAGCGCAGCGCCGCGATCATGACCCTGGCGGGGCTCAACTCGCTCATGTCGATGACCTCCGTCTGGTCGCCGCAGACCCTGAAGCTGGTCATGGACCGCAATCCGGTGCCGGTGCCCGATTACTGCACGCGCACCCTGGCGCTGGGCGGCGACGGCAGCGCGCTGCGCCCCGACCCGGACCTGGTGCAGGACTGGATCGGCAAGGGCGCCTCGGTGGTATTGAACGACATCGACGCCCTGGCGCCGGGTGTGCGCCAGTTCGCCAACGAACTGCAGGAGGCGACCGGCGGCAGGAGCCAGGCCAACGTCTACTTCTCGATGTCGCAGCACCAGGCCTTCGGACCGCACTGCGACGTACACGAGGTCTTCGCCGTGCACTGCAACGGCGAAAAGGTCTGGAACATCTACGAGAACCGCGAAGATACGCCGATCAACCACCCCAGCTTCCAGTTCGGCGACAGCGAAAGGGAGCGCCGCGCCGGCGAAGTGGCGGAGAAAGTGCTGATGCAGCCGGGCGACCTGCTCTACATTCCGCGCGGCCTCTATCACGACGCCCTGGCCTCGGAGAACGGCGCCCTGCACATCGCCTTCGGCGTCACCCTGCCCAAGCCGCTGGACCTGCTGGGCATCATCTGGGAAGCGGCGGTGCTGGACCCGGAGCTGCGCGCCGACCTGCCGCACAAGGCCGACGACGAGGCGCTGGGCAAACTCTTGAAGAAGATCGGCAAGAAGGCCGAGCAGATCCTCGCCGGCAAGGCCGCGCGGCAGGCCGCCGTGAAAGCGGTCGAAGACTGGCCCTACGAATTCAAGAGCTACGACCTGGTGAACCAGGTGAAGATTCCCTGCGCCCCGGCCCTCGCGCGACAGACAAGTCAGGCCGCCGGCGCGGGCGAGAGCTACCGCGTCAGCAAGACCGTGCGCGTGGTGCAGCAGAACGGCCGCCCGGTCCTCACCGACGGCAAGCAGCACGTCGAGGTGCCGGGCGACATCGCCAGCCAGGTCAGCTTCATCATGAGCCGCGACACGGTGAGCGCCGCGGCGCTGAAGTCTCAGTTTCCCGAGATGACCGAGGCCGCCGTCGCCGAGCTGATCCAGAACATGAAGGCCATGCGCGCCATCGGCTAG
- a CDS encoding AzlD domain-containing protein yields MNAPLWALTLMIVGALATYFWRAFGVALSGRIDTASRLFEWVTCVAYALLAGLIARMILLPNGPLAEAASPDRIAAAVVALAIFFLTRRNIGLGVAAGAGALVLMSWGRGLF; encoded by the coding sequence ATGAACGCCCCGCTTTGGGCCCTGACCCTGATGATCGTCGGCGCGCTGGCGACCTATTTCTGGCGCGCCTTCGGCGTCGCGCTCTCCGGGCGCATCGACACCGCCAGCCGCCTCTTCGAATGGGTCACCTGCGTCGCCTATGCCCTGCTGGCCGGCCTCATCGCCCGCATGATCCTGCTGCCCAACGGCCCCCTGGCCGAAGCCGCCTCGCCGGACCGCATCGCCGCGGCGGTCGTCGCCCTGGCCATCTTCTTCCTCACCCGCCGCAACATCGGCCTGGGCGTGGCCGCCGGGGCTGGCGCGCTGGTGCTGATGAGCTGGGGCCGCGGCCTCTTCTAG
- a CDS encoding AzlC family ABC transporter permease → MSARDDWFKKTDSNTQHSQAFGSPRAAALAGMRDSVGVPMLVLGSSYLGFGSLVEGAGLSVWLGIFSTFTGWALPGQIVVIELYSLGSSLLVVAAAVAMTNARLLPMTVTLMPYLRAPGTPRWRYYLVSHFVAVTAWAAAMRLCPRLPENQRLPYFAGFGVALWSMCLVTTAAGYYLAGGLPGFVTLGLVFLNPIYFMLVFVADARHRARMLALVLGALLGPPLHLLSADWGLPVTGVVAGSLAFGADLLLPSKTRGGGRA, encoded by the coding sequence ATGAGCGCCCGCGACGATTGGTTCAAAAAGACCGACTCAAATACTCAGCATTCCCAGGCCTTCGGTTCTCCACGCGCGGCCGCGCTGGCCGGAATGCGCGACAGCGTCGGCGTGCCGATGCTGGTGCTGGGCTCCTCCTACCTGGGGTTCGGCTCTCTGGTGGAGGGGGCCGGCCTCAGCGTCTGGCTGGGGATCTTCTCCACCTTCACCGGCTGGGCGCTGCCCGGTCAGATCGTGGTGATCGAGCTCTACAGTCTCGGCAGTTCCCTTCTGGTGGTGGCGGCGGCGGTGGCCATGACCAATGCCCGCCTGCTTCCCATGACCGTCACCCTCATGCCCTATCTGCGCGCGCCGGGCACGCCGCGCTGGCGCTACTATCTCGTCTCCCACTTCGTCGCCGTGACCGCCTGGGCGGCGGCCATGCGACTCTGCCCGCGCCTGCCGGAGAACCAGCGCCTGCCGTACTTCGCCGGCTTCGGCGTCGCCCTCTGGTCCATGTGCCTGGTGACCACCGCCGCCGGCTATTACCTGGCCGGCGGGCTGCCGGGCTTCGTCACCCTGGGCCTGGTGTTCCTCAACCCCATCTACTTCATGCTGGTCTTCGTCGCCGACGCCCGCCACCGCGCGCGTATGCTGGCGCTGGTCCTGGGCGCCCTGCTCGGCCCGCCGCTGCACCTGCTTTCCGCCGACTGGGGCCTGCCCGTCACCGGCGTGGTGGCCGGCAGTCTCGCCTTCGGGGCCGACCTGCTGCTGCCGTCCAAGACGAGAGGCGGCGGCCGTGCCTGA